In Pantoea cypripedii, the DNA window ATCACTTACATAAAAAAGATAAAACATTGTCTGGTAACCGAAATCATCCCAGGAAGCGTGGTACCCGGTCACCGTATTATCTTTGACTAAATGAAACCCTTTCCTGCCAACTGTTTCCAGTTTCTGAAAGTTTTCTGTGTAGAAGATATCCATATGTTCCAGCTCGAATGTTCATGTAATTATTTTTAAGATTTATGCCGGTCTGTGGTTAAAAGTCAACGCTTACCGGATATGAATAAACTCACATTCCCGAGGCTCGGATTAACGCCCTGCCGAGGTTTATGCTAGAATCCGCACGTCGATTAACGTCGGTCGCGCACTTTTTAACCATTGCGGCCGCCAACAACAATGACCATAAGGATTACAGCTATGGGTTTTCTTTCCGGTAAGCGCATTCTGATTACTGGCGTTGCCAGTAAACTTTCCATTGCCTACGGTATTGCGCAGGCGATGCACAAACAGGGCGCAGAGCTGGCTTTCACCTACCAAAACGACAAACTGAAAGGTCGTGTGGAAGAGTTTGCTAAAGACCTGGGTTCAGACATTGTTCTGCCGTGCGATGTGGCAGAAGACGAGAGCATTACTGCGCTGTTCACCGAACTGGCAAAAACCTGGCCAAAATTTGACGGTTTCGTTCACTCCATCGGTTTCGCTCCGGGCGACCAGCTGGATGGCGACTATGTAAACGCCGTTACCCGTGAAGGCTTCAAAATCGCTCACGACATCAGCGCCTACAGCTTTGTTGCTATGGCGAAAGAGTGCCGTGCGATGCTGAACCCGAATTCAGCGCTGCTGACCCTTTC includes these proteins:
- the fabI gene encoding enoyl-ACP reductase FabI, with protein sequence MGFLSGKRILITGVASKLSIAYGIAQAMHKQGAELAFTYQNDKLKGRVEEFAKDLGSDIVLPCDVAEDESITALFTELAKTWPKFDGFVHSIGFAPGDQLDGDYVNAVTREGFKIAHDISAYSFVAMAKECRAMLNPNSALLTLSYLGAERAIPNYNVMGLAKASLEANVRYMANAMGPEGVRVNAVSAGPIRTLAASGIKDFRKMLAHCEAVTPIRRTVTIEDVGNSAAFLCSDLAGGITGEVVHVDGGFSIAAMNELELK